From Algoriphagus sp. NG3, the proteins below share one genomic window:
- a CDS encoding sensor histidine kinase, producing MFSRAFSNPAKSTWIVQGAGIIWFLGSFGLLVFYRIPQSIAIVDALVFALVFVFGVTIIDRTFNFYVPSGRNNSMLLIFPLLYSFVAIYFHYQLLKWIYDEEEWYLVFLRENYLLRWTMLGIAEIFVAVLALAVSKLEEQKEVKNRETTMNELSKEAELSQLRQQLQPHFLFNSLNSISALTVTQPQKAREMVLQLSDFLRGTIRKDHQKWVSLEEELNYLKMYLDIERVRFGHRLEIEFDVGDESNSMRLPPLLIQPLLENAIKHGLYEITEAVKIKIHAYKEQNYLLVQIKNPFDPELAAPTGTGFGLSSVERRLFLLFGRKDLLESKAIDSIFTVILKIPQLK from the coding sequence TTGTTTTCAAGAGCATTCTCTAATCCTGCGAAAAGTACATGGATAGTCCAAGGAGCCGGAATAATCTGGTTCCTTGGATCCTTTGGTTTGCTTGTTTTTTATAGGATCCCCCAATCCATAGCTATTGTTGATGCCCTGGTCTTTGCTTTGGTATTTGTTTTTGGGGTAACTATCATAGACCGGACATTCAATTTTTATGTTCCTTCAGGACGTAATAATAGCATGCTCTTAATATTTCCTCTGCTATATAGTTTTGTGGCAATTTACTTTCATTATCAGCTCCTGAAGTGGATTTATGACGAAGAAGAATGGTATTTGGTTTTTCTTCGCGAAAATTATCTTCTACGATGGACGATGCTAGGAATTGCTGAAATTTTTGTGGCGGTTTTGGCTTTGGCGGTATCCAAGCTTGAAGAGCAAAAGGAAGTCAAAAACCGAGAAACAACGATGAATGAGCTTTCCAAAGAAGCTGAACTTTCCCAACTCCGGCAGCAGTTACAGCCTCATTTCCTCTTCAATAGCCTCAATTCTATCTCTGCCCTTACTGTAACCCAACCCCAAAAAGCGAGGGAAATGGTCCTTCAGCTTTCGGACTTTCTCCGGGGGACAATCCGAAAAGATCATCAAAAATGGGTGAGTCTGGAAGAGGAACTTAATTACCTGAAGATGTACCTGGATATTGAGCGTGTGCGGTTTGGGCATAGGTTGGAGATAGAATTTGATGTGGGGGATGAATCTAATTCCATGCGTTTGCCTCCCTTACTGATCCAGCCACTTCTGGAAAATGCCATCAAACATGGGCTTTATGAAATCACTGAAGCGGTCAAGATAAAGATCCATGCCTATAAAGAGCAGAATTATTTATTGGTGCAAATCAAAAACCCTTTCGATCCGGAACTTGCTGCGCCAACAGGAACAGGCTTCGGATTGAGTTCAGTGGAGCGCAGGCTGTTTTTGCTTTTTGGAAGAAAAGACCTGCTCGAATCGAAAGCTATAGACTCTATTTTTACTGTAATTTTAAAAATCCCCCAACTGAAATGA
- a CDS encoding LiaF transmembrane domain-containing protein — MTRNRVNNNDGGMIFGFIILAVGVLILLRKLDVFYPDWLLSWPMILIAIGVITLVKHEFKSIFGVLMLGVGVFFLLEREFNFHFGLQRFIFPIALILVGIYLITQKRKEQQVLSDIQHKIRNKPTASPTPGEEYKKEEKSAFSGESSDTKAFAGMSGVSGTSYSDTASIDSIMSGINKRMLTKNFQGGKLTAAFGGIDLDLTQSDFSGMVTLQVDVIFGAIKLVVPPHWDVRVEVTNIAAGVEDKRIYRQSEVDQDKVLVIRGTVFFGGLEIKSY; from the coding sequence ATGACACGAAATAGAGTAAACAATAATGACGGAGGCATGATCTTCGGATTCATAATCCTGGCTGTAGGTGTCTTGATTTTACTGAGGAAGTTGGATGTGTTTTATCCTGATTGGCTGCTTTCATGGCCTATGATTTTGATCGCGATTGGGGTAATCACACTGGTGAAGCATGAATTTAAGAGCATCTTTGGCGTATTGATGCTTGGTGTAGGTGTGTTCTTTCTGTTGGAGAGGGAATTTAACTTTCATTTCGGATTGCAGCGGTTTATATTTCCTATAGCATTGATTCTGGTGGGAATATATCTGATCACCCAAAAACGAAAAGAACAGCAGGTGCTAAGTGATATACAGCATAAAATCCGGAATAAACCTACGGCTTCCCCTACTCCGGGTGAAGAATACAAAAAAGAAGAGAAATCAGCTTTTTCCGGTGAATCCAGTGATACAAAAGCTTTTGCAGGCATGTCTGGGGTATCCGGGACCAGTTATTCGGATACTGCTTCTATTGATTCCATCATGAGCGGTATCAATAAGCGGATGCTGACAAAGAATTTTCAAGGCGGGAAACTGACAGCTGCTTTTGGCGGGATAGATCTGGATCTTACACAGTCAGATTTTTCAGGGATGGTCACGCTTCAGGTAGATGTGATTTTCGGTGCCATCAAATTGGTCGTGCCTCCCCACTGGGATGTACGGGTGGAGGTGACCAATATTGCGGCAGGTGTTGAGGATAAGCGTATCTATCGTCAATCTGAAGTAGATCAGGATAAAGTCTTGGTGATCAGAGGGACAGTTTTCTTTGGAGGTTTGGAAATCAAATCTTATTAA
- a CDS encoding 2-C-methyl-D-erythritol 4-phosphate cytidylyltransferase: MTNKATILVAGGKGTRMGGPVAKQYLPIGGEPVLMRTLSAFHRVDPSIDLILVLPGDDFFYWEELCATYKFALPHRLVAGGNSRFQSVRNGLAALKPITKLVAIHDGVRPFVSGKVISESFEVAERRGSAIAVISLKDSIRKLTDDGKSFYEERQYFRLVQTPQTFQVDKIKRAFEVTELQQFTDDATVYENQGWQVTLISGNAENIKITTPEDMDYAEFIAAKELTRR; the protein is encoded by the coding sequence ATGACAAATAAAGCTACGATCCTGGTGGCAGGAGGCAAGGGAACTCGGATGGGTGGTCCTGTGGCCAAGCAATATTTACCTATTGGAGGTGAGCCGGTACTGATGCGTACGCTTTCTGCATTTCATCGTGTAGATCCTTCCATTGATTTGATCTTGGTGCTGCCAGGGGATGATTTTTTTTACTGGGAGGAATTGTGTGCTACCTATAAGTTCGCTCTTCCTCATCGTCTGGTAGCCGGTGGGAATTCCAGGTTTCAGTCTGTGCGCAATGGGCTGGCGGCTCTGAAACCAATAACTAAGCTAGTGGCCATTCATGATGGGGTGAGACCCTTTGTGTCCGGGAAAGTGATTTCCGAGAGTTTCGAAGTGGCCGAAAGAAGAGGGAGTGCCATTGCTGTGATCTCATTAAAAGATTCGATCAGAAAGCTCACAGATGACGGAAAGTCATTTTATGAAGAGCGTCAGTACTTCAGGCTGGTACAGACACCTCAGACTTTTCAGGTAGATAAGATCAAAAGGGCATTTGAGGTGACCGAGCTGCAACAGTTTACCGATGATGCCACAGTGTATGAAAATCAAGGTTGGCAGGTGACGCTGATCTCAGGAAATGCTGAAAACATCAAAATCACTACCCCTGAAGATATGGATTACGCAGAGTTTATTGCCGCAAAGGAGTTGACCCGTCGGTAA
- the queA gene encoding tRNA preQ1(34) S-adenosylmethionine ribosyltransferase-isomerase QueA codes for MKLSDFKFDVPKKLISLYPAANRDESRLMVVHRDTGEIEHKVFKDITEYFGDGDVFVTNDTKVFPARLYGNKEKTGAEIEVFLLRELNAELKLWDVLVDPARKIRVGNKLYFGDSDLVAEVIDNTTSRGRTIRFLFDGTEEEFHKTIDTLGETPLLKEFIERKVEAEDKERYQTVFAKNVGAVAAPTAGLHFTPHLLKRLELEGVDVTSITLHVGLGTFRQVDVEDLTKHKMDSENYEIPDNTVKLVNRSLDAKKKVVAVGTTSLKTIESSVTANGRLKASAGWTDKFIIPPYEFKIANALITNFHLPESTLLMTAAAFGGYDLVMKAYKEAIKEKYRFFSYGDAMLIL; via the coding sequence ATGAAATTATCGGATTTCAAATTTGACGTTCCAAAAAAACTTATATCCCTTTATCCTGCAGCAAATCGGGATGAATCCAGATTGATGGTTGTCCACAGGGATACAGGTGAAATTGAACATAAAGTTTTTAAAGATATTACCGAGTACTTCGGTGATGGTGATGTCTTTGTGACCAATGATACAAAGGTTTTCCCGGCCAGGCTCTATGGAAACAAGGAAAAAACAGGAGCTGAGATTGAAGTTTTTCTTTTAAGGGAGTTAAATGCGGAATTAAAGCTTTGGGATGTTTTGGTAGATCCAGCAAGGAAAATCAGAGTAGGCAACAAGCTGTATTTTGGAGACTCGGATCTAGTGGCAGAGGTGATTGACAATACTACGTCCAGAGGGCGGACTATCCGGTTCTTGTTTGACGGAACAGAGGAAGAATTTCACAAGACCATTGATACTCTAGGAGAGACTCCGCTTTTGAAAGAATTTATAGAGAGAAAAGTGGAGGCAGAGGACAAGGAGAGGTACCAGACTGTATTTGCCAAAAATGTAGGAGCGGTGGCCGCGCCTACTGCGGGATTGCACTTTACTCCCCACTTGCTGAAAAGACTGGAGCTTGAAGGCGTGGATGTGACTTCCATTACCCTCCATGTGGGTCTAGGTACTTTCCGCCAGGTGGACGTAGAGGATCTTACCAAACACAAAATGGATTCTGAAAACTATGAGATTCCTGATAATACTGTAAAATTGGTAAATAGATCCTTGGATGCTAAAAAGAAAGTGGTAGCCGTGGGGACTACCTCTTTGAAAACCATAGAGTCTTCGGTCACGGCAAACGGCCGCCTGAAAGCAAGTGCTGGCTGGACAGATAAGTTTATCATTCCGCCTTACGAATTCAAAATAGCCAATGCGCTGATTACCAACTTCCATCTTCCTGAGTCAACATTGCTGATGACAGCGGCAGCTTTTGGAGGGTATGATTTGGTGATGAAAGCTTACAAAGAGGCCATCAAAGAAAAGTATCGCTTCTTCTCCTACGGAGATGCGATGTTGATCCTCTGA
- a CDS encoding ABC transporter permease — protein sequence MLFFKLSWESFRFAISALKTNLTRTILSLLGVTVGIFAIIAVFTLVDSLEKNIKSSFSFLGTNVMRVDRFPFASGPQDYPWWKYFRRPPGTVAEYEFLQQRLTAAEAVTISASSNTTVKAGSNAYQGMSLTGAVYSYQDVYEIDLEEGRYFTQSEIKASRNFAIIGRKIANTLYPQQEVLGKQIKIKGMKFTVIGVFKEEGEGLFDAPSKDEACLIPYGAFNKMYYTGRNGLEPTIAVKGLEEDIGLVALENEMTGLLRAKRGLRPRDEDNFALNKTEFIQNAIGSIFDVISVAGWVIGGFSILVGGFGIANIMFVSVRERTNIIGIQKSLGAKNYFILFQFLFESICLSLIGGIAGIVIVYCLTFIQLGSLEIVLSLANIILGLGISTAIGVVSGIVPATLAARMDPVEAIRTT from the coding sequence ATGCTCTTTTTCAAACTCTCATGGGAAAGTTTTCGCTTTGCGATCTCAGCATTAAAAACTAATCTGACACGCACCATTTTATCTCTTTTGGGAGTTACAGTGGGTATTTTTGCCATCATTGCTGTTTTCACTTTGGTGGATTCTTTGGAAAAAAACATCAAATCCTCATTCTCATTTTTGGGGACAAATGTGATGCGGGTTGATCGGTTTCCTTTTGCAAGTGGCCCGCAGGATTATCCTTGGTGGAAATACTTTCGCAGGCCTCCGGGAACTGTCGCGGAATATGAGTTTCTACAGCAAAGACTCACTGCGGCGGAAGCCGTAACCATCTCGGCATCATCCAACACTACGGTAAAAGCAGGAAGCAATGCCTACCAAGGAATGTCGCTCACAGGCGCTGTTTATTCTTATCAGGACGTATATGAAATTGATCTTGAAGAAGGCCGGTATTTTACCCAATCAGAAATCAAGGCATCAAGGAATTTTGCCATTATAGGAAGAAAAATAGCAAACACGCTTTACCCCCAACAGGAAGTGCTCGGAAAGCAGATCAAAATAAAAGGCATGAAATTCACTGTGATCGGGGTATTTAAAGAAGAGGGAGAAGGCTTGTTTGACGCGCCCTCTAAAGACGAAGCATGCCTGATCCCTTATGGTGCCTTCAATAAAATGTACTATACCGGGAGAAACGGACTAGAACCGACCATCGCGGTAAAAGGACTGGAAGAAGACATAGGACTGGTGGCTCTGGAAAATGAAATGACCGGACTGCTTCGTGCCAAAAGAGGTTTGAGACCAAGAGATGAGGATAATTTCGCTCTGAACAAAACTGAATTCATACAAAATGCCATCGGCTCCATATTCGACGTCATCTCTGTAGCAGGATGGGTTATCGGAGGTTTTTCGATCCTGGTAGGCGGATTTGGCATAGCCAATATTATGTTTGTCTCAGTAAGGGAAAGGACTAATATTATTGGCATTCAGAAATCACTAGGTGCCAAAAACTATTTTATCCTATTCCAATTTCTGTTCGAATCCATTTGCCTGAGCCTGATAGGAGGAATAGCAGGAATAGTAATAGTGTACTGCCTCACCTTCATACAGCTGGGAAGCTTGGAAATAGTGCTTTCTTTGGCCAATATCATTCTAGGCTTGGGCATATCCACTGCCATCGGAGTAGTATCGGGGATAGTACCGGCCACACTTGCGGCCAGAATGGATCCCGTAGAAGCTATCAGAACAACTTAA
- the recA gene encoding recombinase RecA codes for MSNNAEKLKALQLTIDKLDKAYGKGTVMKLSDNKVVDVPAISTGSLGLDIALGVGGIPRGRVIEIYGPESSGKTTLTLHCIAEAQKAGGLAAFIDAEHAFDKSYAEKLGIDTENLLISQPDNGEQALEIAEHLIRSGAIDIIVIDSVAALVPKGELEGEMGDSKMGLQARLMSQALRKLTGAINKTGCSCIFINQLREKIGVMFGNPETTTGGNALKFYASVRLDIRRIGQIKESADNILGNRTKVKVVKNKVAPPFKVVEFDIMYGQGISKVGEIIDLGVELDIVKKAGSWFSYNGEKLGQGREAVKTLLLDNPELMEELELKIKTASGLSSSKATSEAVEQEGE; via the coding sequence ATGAGTAATAACGCTGAAAAATTAAAAGCCCTACAACTGACCATCGATAAGTTGGACAAAGCTTATGGCAAAGGTACTGTCATGAAGTTGAGTGACAACAAGGTAGTGGATGTCCCGGCGATTTCTACCGGTTCATTGGGATTGGATATTGCTTTGGGGGTAGGAGGAATTCCCCGCGGTAGAGTAATCGAAATATATGGGCCGGAGTCTTCAGGTAAGACTACGTTGACGCTACATTGTATAGCTGAAGCACAGAAAGCCGGAGGATTGGCGGCTTTTATTGATGCAGAGCATGCTTTTGATAAGAGCTATGCGGAGAAGCTGGGGATTGATACTGAAAATCTTCTGATCTCCCAGCCAGATAATGGAGAACAGGCGCTAGAGATAGCAGAGCACTTGATCCGCTCCGGTGCGATTGATATTATCGTGATTGATTCGGTTGCTGCCTTGGTGCCAAAAGGCGAGCTGGAAGGCGAAATGGGAGATAGTAAAATGGGACTTCAGGCCCGGTTGATGTCACAGGCTTTGCGTAAACTTACCGGAGCAATCAACAAAACAGGATGTTCCTGCATATTCATCAACCAGCTCCGCGAAAAGATCGGGGTGATGTTTGGTAATCCGGAAACAACCACTGGCGGGAATGCTTTGAAGTTCTATGCTTCCGTGCGATTGGATATCCGAAGAATCGGGCAGATTAAAGAAAGTGCTGACAATATTCTTGGCAACCGTACCAAAGTGAAAGTAGTCAAAAACAAAGTGGCACCTCCGTTTAAAGTTGTTGAATTTGACATCATGTACGGGCAAGGAATCTCCAAAGTAGGCGAGATCATTGATCTGGGGGTAGAGTTGGATATAGTCAAGAAGGCAGGTTCATGGTTCTCTTATAATGGAGAAAAGCTCGGACAAGGCCGTGAAGCTGTAAAAACACTTCTATTGGATAATCCTGAACTGATGGAAGAACTTGAGCTGAAAATCAAAACTGCCTCGGGATTGTCCTCATCGAAAGCGACCAGCGAAGCAGTAGAACAAGAAGGGGAGTAA
- a CDS encoding DUF3108 domain-containing protein: protein MKRILGSLPLLLFLTFAGLSAEGQDATPIPYIFGEELSFEVSYGWLNLADAKMQISKKPHEQNNKPHYKIDVYGKTKGAATIFGKVNDNWGTYIDVDSNLPSMSYRHIEEGKYRKHEYVHFDQENKNATMELFDRENKNLKETKNFDLPGQVQDLVSGFYYLRTQDLSEMKAGDTVIIRGFFDKEIYNIKLIYEGTETLNTNLGKKETYIFSPQLPKNKLFRGEYPVKVWVTKDQNKIPVKIKANLFIGSLNLDIVSAKGLKHN, encoded by the coding sequence ATGAAAAGAATCCTAGGATCACTTCCTCTCCTGCTTTTTCTCACCTTCGCCGGACTCTCTGCAGAAGGTCAGGACGCCACTCCAATTCCATATATATTTGGAGAGGAGCTGTCTTTCGAGGTGTCTTACGGATGGCTGAATCTAGCTGACGCAAAGATGCAGATTTCCAAAAAACCCCATGAGCAAAACAACAAGCCTCATTATAAAATAGATGTGTACGGTAAAACAAAGGGCGCGGCAACTATTTTCGGCAAAGTAAATGATAACTGGGGAACCTATATAGATGTAGATTCCAACCTCCCCTCCATGTCCTATAGGCATATCGAAGAAGGCAAGTACAGAAAACATGAGTATGTACACTTTGACCAGGAAAACAAAAACGCCACAATGGAGCTATTCGACAGGGAAAACAAAAACCTAAAAGAGACCAAAAATTTTGATCTACCGGGACAGGTGCAGGACTTGGTCAGTGGGTTTTACTACCTGAGAACTCAAGATCTGAGTGAAATGAAAGCGGGAGACACCGTAATTATCCGCGGATTCTTCGATAAAGAAATATATAACATAAAGTTAATCTACGAAGGCACAGAAACCCTGAACACAAATCTTGGCAAGAAAGAAACTTACATTTTTTCACCACAGCTACCAAAGAATAAACTGTTCAGGGGTGAATACCCCGTGAAGGTCTGGGTCACCAAGGACCAGAACAAAATACCCGTGAAGATCAAGGCAAATCTCTTTATAGGCTCCCTAAACCTAGACATTGTCTCTGCCAAAGGATTAAAACACAATTAA
- a CDS encoding response regulator transcription factor, giving the protein MSDKQKIKVLVVDDEPDIVEILKYNLQKEGYEVATAEDGVKAVKIASKFLPDVILLDIMMPNQDGVETCLQVRQIPELKNTFIIFLTARMEEYSEVAAFDVGADDYITKPIKPRALMSRISALFRRESKKEQEQIQIKIRDLIIDRGSYTIDKSGKTITLPKKEFELLYFLAKNPNIVFSRDELLQNIWGADVFVLARTVDVHIRKVREKIGEEYITTVKGVGYKFELGQ; this is encoded by the coding sequence ATGAGCGACAAGCAAAAAATCAAAGTTCTGGTAGTTGACGATGAACCTGATATTGTTGAAATCCTGAAATACAACCTTCAAAAAGAGGGCTATGAAGTGGCCACTGCAGAGGACGGAGTTAAAGCAGTAAAGATCGCTTCGAAATTTTTACCAGATGTAATCCTGCTGGATATCATGATGCCCAATCAGGACGGGGTAGAAACTTGTCTTCAAGTAAGACAGATTCCCGAACTCAAAAACACCTTTATCATCTTTCTGACTGCACGGATGGAAGAATATTCCGAAGTGGCGGCATTTGATGTAGGAGCTGATGATTACATCACCAAGCCGATCAAGCCACGGGCGCTGATGAGTAGGATTTCGGCTTTGTTCAGACGGGAATCCAAAAAGGAACAGGAGCAGATTCAGATCAAAATCAGGGACCTGATTATAGACCGGGGAAGCTATACCATAGATAAATCAGGCAAGACGATCACTCTGCCGAAGAAGGAATTTGAATTGTTGTATTTTCTGGCCAAAAACCCTAATATCGTTTTTAGTAGGGATGAGTTGCTCCAGAATATCTGGGGGGCTGACGTATTTGTATTGGCGAGGACAGTGGATGTGCATATCAGAAAAGTACGGGAGAAAATCGGAGAAGAATACATCACTACTGTAAAGGGTGTAGGCTACAAATTCGAATTAGGGCAATAA
- a CDS encoding sensor histidine kinase, giving the protein MFTTSRGISLILSIAISALVMAFLSLMEGASPILLFVAWGVSFSSSYLLISFMLEFLIFKEIGDIYSLLEKIQRKDLSEISDKSRKGSISPLRKINKVINSYAIARQKEIDTLQKNAEFRREFIADISHELKTPIFATQGYIHTLLDGAIDDKQVRMRFLKRAAKSLDSLDILVQDLLTLNQMESGVIKFNFEDFDLKELLEEVMEELEHKASKRDMHIEFEPESGKTYMTNGDRQKIYRVCQNLIFNAMKYNHNGGEVKVSMTTHKNSIQVDVKDDGQGIPPEDLKRIFERFYRVEKSRNKKEGGTGLGLAIVKHILEGHKSKISVSSTVGKGSIFSFSLPLVKNDSPDVKLKVLTL; this is encoded by the coding sequence ATGTTTACCACTTCCAGGGGGATTTCTTTAATACTTTCCATAGCTATCTCAGCTCTGGTGATGGCATTCTTGTCTCTTATGGAAGGGGCTAGTCCAATATTACTTTTCGTGGCATGGGGAGTTTCGTTCTCATCATCCTACCTGCTTATTTCTTTCATGCTGGAATTTCTGATCTTCAAAGAAATAGGAGACATCTATTCCCTGCTGGAAAAAATCCAGCGAAAGGATCTCTCAGAGATCAGTGACAAAAGCCGAAAAGGCTCTATCTCCCCCCTGAGAAAAATCAACAAAGTGATCAACTCCTACGCCATAGCCCGGCAAAAGGAGATAGATACCTTACAGAAAAACGCGGAATTCAGAAGGGAGTTTATAGCCGATATATCCCATGAATTAAAGACGCCGATCTTCGCAACCCAAGGGTACATCCATACCTTACTAGATGGAGCCATAGATGACAAGCAGGTCAGGATGCGATTCCTGAAGCGGGCTGCAAAAAGCCTGGATTCACTGGATATCCTGGTTCAGGATCTACTTACGCTAAACCAGATGGAAAGCGGGGTGATTAAATTCAACTTTGAGGATTTTGACCTCAAAGAACTTCTGGAAGAAGTAATGGAGGAGCTGGAACACAAAGCCTCCAAACGTGACATGCACATAGAGTTCGAGCCAGAGTCCGGAAAAACCTACATGACCAATGGTGACCGCCAAAAAATCTACCGGGTTTGCCAGAATCTGATTTTCAACGCCATGAAGTACAATCATAATGGCGGAGAGGTGAAAGTTTCCATGACGACCCATAAAAACAGCATTCAGGTAGATGTAAAAGACGATGGGCAGGGGATTCCGCCAGAGGATCTGAAGCGGATATTTGAGCGATTCTATAGAGTGGAGAAAAGCCGAAACAAAAAAGAAGGCGGTACCGGATTGGGACTGGCGATCGTAAAACATATCCTGGAAGGCCACAAAAGCAAAATTTCCGTGAGTTCTACTGTGGGCAAAGGATCTATTTTTAGTTTTTCACTTCCTCTAGTAAAAAACGATTCCCCTGACGTTAAATTAAAAGTGTTAACTCTCTAG
- a CDS encoding RluA family pseudouridine synthase, whose translation MKKVDFENLVLFENEDYLVINKPPYLSSLDDRHEAQNILDLAKAHTPDAQLCHRLDKETSGCLVIAKNPAAYRHLAMQFECRKVNKVYHAVVEGIKEFSDELVDRNLLANNKGIAKVSKDGKPAQTVFNTLKTYYAHTLVECKPITGRLHQIRVHLAYLKSPICGDILYGGNHLYLSSIKRRFNLKKETEELPIMQRVSLHAYSIGFEGIDGVEIAVNAPYPKDFKVLVNQLEKTS comes from the coding sequence ATGAAGAAAGTAGATTTTGAAAATCTTGTTCTGTTTGAAAACGAGGATTACCTGGTAATCAATAAACCGCCGTACCTGTCAAGCTTAGACGACAGGCACGAAGCGCAGAACATCCTAGACCTTGCCAAGGCACACACCCCCGATGCCCAACTGTGCCACAGACTGGACAAGGAAACTTCAGGATGTCTAGTGATTGCCAAGAATCCAGCGGCCTACAGGCATTTGGCTATGCAGTTTGAATGCAGAAAAGTAAACAAAGTCTATCATGCAGTGGTGGAAGGGATCAAGGAATTCAGCGATGAGCTGGTAGACCGAAATCTCTTGGCCAACAACAAAGGAATCGCCAAAGTAAGTAAGGATGGCAAGCCGGCGCAGACGGTTTTCAACACGTTGAAAACTTACTATGCACATACACTGGTTGAGTGCAAGCCCATTACCGGAAGATTGCATCAGATCAGGGTTCATTTGGCTTACCTAAAGTCGCCCATTTGCGGGGACATCTTATATGGAGGAAACCATTTATACCTTTCTTCTATCAAGCGCCGCTTCAATTTAAAAAAAGAGACAGAAGAATTACCGATTATGCAGCGGGTTTCGCTTCATGCTTATTCTATTGGTTTTGAGGGTATAGACGGTGTAGAAATCGCCGTAAATGCGCCTTATCCAAAGGATTTCAAGGTTTTGGTTAACCAGCTGGAAAAAACCAGCTAG
- the rplM gene encoding 50S ribosomal protein L13: MDTLSYKTVSANAATADKQWVVVDAQAAVLGRLASEVAKILRGKTKPSFTPHADCGDNVIVINSDKIRLTGDKWDSKVYVRHTGYPGGQRISTPRLLKEKSSTILIEKAVRGMLPKNRLGRKLYGNLYVYEGSEHPHAAQQPKAITL; encoded by the coding sequence GTGGATACTTTGAGCTATAAGACCGTATCAGCCAATGCCGCGACTGCAGATAAGCAATGGGTGGTAGTGGATGCCCAAGCAGCAGTTTTGGGTAGATTGGCTAGTGAGGTAGCGAAAATCTTGAGAGGTAAGACGAAGCCAAGCTTCACTCCTCACGCTGATTGTGGTGACAACGTCATCGTGATCAACTCAGACAAAATCAGACTAACTGGTGACAAGTGGGACTCCAAAGTTTATGTGAGACACACTGGCTATCCAGGCGGACAGCGTATTTCTACGCCAAGACTATTGAAAGAGAAATCTTCAACAATCTTGATCGAGAAAGCTGTACGAGGCATGTTGCCTAAAAACAGATTAGGAAGAAAATTATACGGCAACCTGTACGTGTATGAAGGATCTGAGCATCCACATGCGGCACAGCAGCCTAAAGCCATCACTCTTTAA
- the rpsI gene encoding 30S ribosomal protein S9, whose protein sequence is MEMINKIGRRKTSVARIYMAPGKGEISVNNRSLEVYFPFDLHQIVVKQPLALVGVEGNYDIQINVDGGGIKGQAEAARMAISRALCEFDAEHRPALKKEGFLTRDPRMVERKKPGRRKARRKFQFSKR, encoded by the coding sequence ATGGAAATGATCAACAAAATCGGTAGAAGAAAAACCTCTGTAGCCAGAATTTACATGGCTCCAGGAAAAGGCGAAATCTCCGTAAACAACAGATCTCTGGAAGTTTACTTCCCATTTGATCTTCACCAGATCGTAGTGAAGCAGCCACTTGCCCTAGTAGGCGTGGAAGGCAACTACGACATCCAGATCAATGTAGACGGAGGAGGAATCAAAGGTCAGGCAGAGGCAGCCCGTATGGCTATCTCCCGAGCTTTGTGCGAATTCGACGCAGAACACAGACCTGCATTGAAAAAAGAAGGTTTCCTTACCCGTGACCCTAGAATGGTAGAACGTAAGAAGCCAGGACGTAGAAAAGCAAGAAGAAAATTCCAGTTCTCAAAACGTTAA